The genomic interval GGATAACTCGACAATGACTCGCGAAATACATAGAGAAACGATGGACACAGGCCGGCTCGCTGTGATCCCGGATATGACCCTAGAACTCGAGTCTACGAAGAGAAACGAATACAGCATAATCTACCCGCCGAACTACGTTTCCAAACCTCGGGTTACCTCGATGAATGCTTTGATTATGGAGCCTCTCCTCAATACAGCAACCGAACGCCATCTTGTCATATCCGATAGCAAAGGCAGGGCTATCACTAGCAACGGCTCCAGCAATTTGAGCGTTGATTCAGGTGGCTCAGAGATCCGAAGGAGAAAGACAAAAAGCATGACGTTCATCAAAAACATTGATATTTCTTCTCTCGACAATTCTTACAATCAAATGCGGAAGTTGGCCTTCCCTGGAGACTCAATTGGTGGCCCTGAAAGCCGGTCCGAGACATCAGTCTATTACGACGGAGGCAGCTGGGACGTTTGTGAGGACTGCAGTGATGTAGATGATGTTTTCTGACTTTTTGGTTGTCCGGTTATTCTTTAATCAGCTCGACTTTTCGTTTATGGACATGCGAAAGGCACTGAGGGGTCTGATAGGTAGTCTTCAAGCCCCAATCATGGTGGCTCTTTGTAAAGTAACGTTTAAACCAAAACAAATGCCCTGGCTCAATGTTGGCGTCGGACCTCCAAAAAGTAAAAGCCACACCCGTGAGTGCCGCGGATGCAGTGGCTTGGGTTGAGAGCTCCGACTTCAGACGGCCCCAGTGGAGAAAGAGGTACGTACCGAACCATCCAATCGAGTGGAGACCCCTGGAACACGCTCCCATGGGCTATGGCCCTCTATCCGTACCTTTACCTAGTGTAAACCAACGCGCCCAGGTCAACCTCAAGTTGTTCCTCGTCAGGGTCTTTGCAAGGTACTTCATCCATTCTCCGACTCGTCTTCGCCCGCCTTTCTCGAACCAAAGtggttttttatttatttattttacagCCACGAACCTTTCGGCGACCCTCGCATTCTATCTAAGGGAGTTACTTTCTCACTCCTTTCTCAACCCGTCACCCTTTCCGCCTTCGATCTCGCAGACACCCCTACATTTTCGACCGTTGCGACTAGCACACTTAACCTCATTCCATCCCCCCGATCGAAACTGTTTGCCCAGGAGATCAATCAACATGGCGAAGGTAGCAACCGACTTTGAGAAGATCATCCAACAAGGTATAACCTCTTTTGTTTACTACATGATTGGACGCCGCCTATTCAGAACGGATCGCTGACCGGGGCGATGTTTCGCTTTACTCTGCAGGACgagagaggaagaagaacgaGGCGCTGGCACAGAAGATCTTCTCCAAGGATAGACGGCAGAGCGCGCCTTCAAAGCTCAAGCCCGGCGCGGGGCCGTCGCTGGCGAGCCGAGTCGGCATCACAAAGAAGGTACGCATTTAACTCATCTCGTCATTCGTTCCTAGCTTTTAGTAAATCGACGAGCGAGCGTTCGCTTACGTTCTTTCCATCCTGCAATCAGCCGCGCACCGCATCCCTTGGTCCTAAGGCCCTTCCCGCTGGCAACATCGATGGCGACTGGACACATGACCTCCACGGAACGGTGAATGGCGGCGGTAGAGGACGAAACAATAACAGCAACAgcgccggcgccggcggcCTCGCGTCGCGCATCTCTGCgccgggaggaggaggaggaggaagggcCGCGTCTACCACGGCGTCGATGGGTAACGGCAACAACAGCCACAGCAGACGACGCGCCGAGCAGAAGGCGGCGAGAGTAGCTGCCGCGATGGAGCGCTCGGGCGCCATGGCCGACGTGCAGATGACCTCCGTGGCGAACGTGGTGCCCACGGGACCGGCGATCAAGCAAGGCCTCTCTATCAGAGGGCTGGCGGGGCCGTTCGCGGTGATGGCGCAGAACTTTGCGCCGGGGACGACGGCGGCGGACATCGAGAGCGCGATGACGCCCGTCGGCGGGGAGATGCTGGACTGTCGGATCATGAAGACGACGCCTCTGATCCTGGCGGAGATGGTCTTTGCGACGAAGGAGGGCGGTGATGCGGTCATTTCCACGTTCAACAACCAGACGGTAAGGAACCCCTGCCCCCCTCACCCCCCTcactctttctctctctcgtcTGCTATGCACGAGGCGACGGCAGGCACAGTTTGAGATTTGTTTACTGATTTGAGGGCGACTGCAGGCCGATGGACGCATCATCAAGGTCTACCCCAAGCCCGGCGGCTACAAGGAACCCACCACCCGCCCCGCGAACGCCCGCTCGACATCAAGCAACTTTGTCGACGGCATGAATGGATTCCCCGAGGCTACGCAGGAGGACAATGGCGGCCTGTACAGCGACGACCTCGTTCGCAAGGCcggcaacaacaacaacaacaacaacaaccgTAGAGGACGTAACTTCAACCGTGGCGGCAGACGATGAAGGGAGGGGCGAGATGACACGATGAGAAACAATTCCGGTCGGTGCTAGACGGCAAATTATGGCGGGAGGCACAACACTAAGAAAAGACGTCGTATCCACACTACGAATGCCGGGGGTTTCTACTTGGGCGTTAAATTTTTCGAAAGCGGGCTTGGGAAAGGGTCGAAAATACCTAGGCGACTTCATGTGTATGCTGATTCTGCTCGTAAAAGGGGGGCGAGAATTTACAAATCGGGGGTGAATTTCTGCGCAAAGATGGGGAAAGGTTCCTTTTTTCGAGAGGGCGCAGATCTCTCCATTATCCAGGGAGGCGCGTGTACTATTAGATCAAAAGAGACTTTGCCatatttttttcttcttcagtGGAGTTTCATTGCCTTCTTCGATTTTGCAATTCAGGGCGTCTTCAAGGAACGGCGGCGTCGGATCATGGTTCAAAGCTTAGAAACGTACATTGAGATTGGGGTATTTGTTCTATGTGTGTAACGAGGCTTGAGTCGTTCTATATCTTCGGTATGTTCACATGGCTCAGATATTGTTTTTACATTGTATTGTACAGTTCATAACAATGATGTTTTACAAGTCCAACATCTCTTGTTCGTCCTTCTTTGCGGGCGTAGCATCCTGCATACGTTGGTTCGGGTCGGTAAACTCGACCGCGAACCGGTTCAGCTTGCTCCGCTTCTCCTTGAGGCTGATGAACGCTTCCTCATCGGCAGCGAGCGCCTTCTCGTTGACGACCTTGTCGACGGCGCTAATCATCTTGCGAGCAAGGTCAGCAAGGTCTTCGACAGCCTCGGCGCGTTTCCGGGCCACGTCCTTGCCCTGGGACTTGATCAAGGCTTCCTTGGCTGAGGAAAAGGGCTGCCAGAGATTTtccacggcggcggcgagttGCTGGGCGTAGCCGCGCTTCGCGCTCTTGGTGTCGCCCGCCTTGTCCATCTGGCGGAAGTTGAAGTGGCAGATGATGGCAGCCTTCATGTAGATGAGGAGGGCGCGCACGTCCACGGGGGTTTTCTGAGCGGCGCCGTGGGCGAGCATCGTGTTCAGGATGGACGTGGCATCGGAGAACGCGTTTTGGCTCATGTTGTTGTTGATGCAGGCGGAGAGGGCGCGGCGATAGACGATGGGAGGGACAGGTTTGTCGGATGGCATCTGCTGTACAGCCTTTGCGGCGTCTTTACTTGAGCCGCTGCGCTCGTAGAGACGAATCATTTGGTGATAATTGTCTGTGTCGGGTTTGACGCCGTAGTAATGGACAAAGAGGTCCCAGTACTTCACGCCCAGCTTGGTCTGCTTTTGCTCGCGAACGATAGCGAGAACGAGGGATAGGGTGTTGGCCCGCGGTACGGCATATTTGATCTTTGGTGAGAGGACTGTGGCTTTGCGCTTTGCGCTACCAGTCGCGCTGATACCTTTCATGTCGTCGTTGATGCGGTGTGCATAGTCTCCCGTGGGCGTACGGTTGTAGTTCCGGACGCTCATGGTCTCTTCGAGCATGGTGAGAATCTTGCCTCTGTCCTTATTACCTCCGAGGAGCAGAACACGACCCATGGCGCACACCAGATCCTCGTCGATCTCCATCTTCCCGTTACGCCAGTTGCGCATGACCTCCTCCCATATATGCTTGCATCGTGTGATCGTCTGCTCCACCGTATCGATGTGCTGTTGGAGAGACTGCCCTTTGCGATTATCCTGATTCTCAGCCTCTGCGCGTAGCGTGTTGATGATGGCCGTGTACGTGTAAGCAGTGTTCTTGCGACCTGACTTGGCATCGGCCGAGTCGGCCAGCGTGAACATGTTTTCGACGTCGCCTGCGCGGCCGCAGCACTGGATCACAGCGTTGACATGTATCGAGTTAGGCTTGATCTTTGCGTCCTCCTTGAGCATCGTTTTATACAAAGCCAGAGCCTTGGCACTGGCGGCCTTCGGTTCGCGGGACTTTGCACAGCCAGTGAAGATGATGGTAAATGTCTGTTCGTTGGGTGATTGGCCGCGCTTCTTCATATCGTTGAAGAGGCTGATGGCAAAGTTGACTCGCTTCAACTCCATGATctggtacttaataaggtgGTTCCAGGCCACGACGAGGTCGGTATCCTTGGCACTGGCGCGCTGGACAAGGAGAAGGGCCTCATCGAAGCGACCCTTCTGGAGTGTGGCCTCGACGTGCTTGGCGATGTTGAAGGGGGTTTCCAGGTGCTCGAGATGTTTCGACACAGCCCAGTCTAGCTTCTGTTTCCTCCTCTTTTCTGCAAATTCCTCGCTGCTGCCGTGGGTGTCCTTTTCTATTTCCTTTGCTTCTTTCAAGAACGCTCTGCCTGCGGCAGTCGTGGGTATTGCCTTTCTATGGGCAAGTCGGCGTTGGCTGCCCGGCGGGCCATATTGAAGGATGGGTAAAGTAGACGATAGTTCGGAGAAGGAGGCCTTTCCCGACAAGGGCTGAAGCGCCCGTGTGAGACAGGCTTTGCAGGATAGCATTCTTGAGGGTCTTTTGCGGCGGAAGGCTATGCGGTGCTGGAGTTTTCCATGAGGACCTCCTTCAATCATGAAAGCGCCTCCGGGAAATTTTGCGACCAACTacctaggtaaggtacctacccAAGCTCTCTTATCTTATCGGAGAGCTTGCTCCCCTCCCATGCCTGTGCCTGCGTCTTTGGGGCGTCCTGCATGGCTTAGCGTGTCGCGCAGAACACTGACGTTGGTTGCGGGCGGGCCTCTTTATGAGTGCCCCCACTTTGTAGCGTTTAGCGCAGACTCGACCAATTGGCCTGACGGCAATTAAGCAAAAAACGCGTCGCCAAACACGAACGCGACTTTCCTCGCGCGCCGCCCCTGGCTGAACGGCCAAATTATAGAGCACATGTATCCCGTGCTTTGTGTTATCCCACCCACAACAGGCCTACTCCGTTCCTCGATACAAACACAGCTTGACACGCCACATCTTTCAGTACCTACCGCCGGTGCCGAATAATTTCTTGCTCTATACGATGAATTGAGTGTCCATTCGAGAACTTTAACCTTTCTCTCTAATACTCGACATACCAGCCCTGCCCACCATGCCCAAGGTCGACAGACGCTCGAAGCTGGCCGAGCTTCGGGCTCTGCGAGCGTCTGGCAAGAGAGCCAACTACGAGGTCGAGGAGGTTGACGAGCTTTACGAAGAGGTTGATGAGAACCAATACAAGAAGATTATCAGAGACCGTCTGGACCAAGACGATTTCGTTGTTGACGACAATGGCGAGGGATATGCCGACGATGGTCGGGAGGAGTGGGATCGTCAGCCCCAATACTATTCGGAAAGCGATGAGGATATGCCAGTGAAGGGTCGTGGTAGGCCAAGCAAAGCCTGTAAGAAAAATTACAATCCGTATGCTTGCAAGATCTATCATACTGACACTCAGTAGCAAAAAAGCAGCGCGAAGAAGAAGCGGCCAAGCGAGATGCCAATGACAGAGACATCAGCGAATACTTCACAAAGGGTTCCACCAAGACACAAGCCAAGCCGAAGGTTCGTCAGATGCGCCCAAAGCCAGAGAAACGTTGTACTAATAAGAGCCATAGGTCGCCAAAACGAAAGaagacgacgatttccttgccGATCTCCTTGGGGAGGTCGACGCCAACATCCCCGCTCCTGCGTCCCGGTCAGCCAAACGTAACAGATCCCCTGAGCGCCGCCGAGCCCGTGTGCTTTCTCCCGCCCCCGACACCAGGACGCGACTTACCAAGAGAACAAAGACTGTGGATGACAGACTATCATCTCCTACATTCGACAATTCAGCAGTCGATGATGGCTATTTGCCGCCTATGGGCGACGACAGAGATGATAGCCCCGCTCCGATCACTGTGGACGATGTTCCCATGTCCGAAGACCCCGCGCCATCATCGCCAGCCGCTAAAGTAGCCCAGCGTAAGGCAATGGTCAAGCCGGAGCCCCTGGATGAGGAAGACGATGATATGATGGAGGTTGCCCATGCTGGTGCGGTCACTGCTGCTAGTGTCAACATCACAGGGTCAAGACCACCGAAGAAACTTGTCAAGCCCGATCCCTACCCTACACCTTTGAGCTCTTCCCCGGTCAAGCCTGCCGCCCCATCAGTCGACTCGTCAGCATGGAACAACATCACCGACCAGCTCAATGTTGTTTCAAGCTCCCCTGCGGAGGCTAGAACCGTCGGCAAGATAGACTATAAGGATGCTATGGAGGAGGACGGCAGTCTCAACATGTTCTGGACTGACTACACCGAGGTCAACGGCAGTCTCTGCCTCTTTGGGAAGGTCTTGAACAAGAAAACCGGCTTGTACGTCAGTTGCTTCGTCAAGGTCGACAACATTCTCCGCAAGCTCTTTTTCCTTCCCCGCGAAACCAAGGTCGAGGGCGGGGAAGAGACAAGCGAGGAAGTCGAGATGATGGACGTCTACTCTGAGATTGACGCTCTCATGACCAAGATGAACGTTGGCATGTTCAAGATCAAGGCATGCACAAGAAAGTACGCATTCGAGCTTCCAGGCATTCCCAAAGAGGCTCAGTACTTGAAGTGTCTCTATCCCTACACAAAGCCTGTCATTGACGGTACGACTACGGGAGACACATTCTCGCGTGTTTTCGGCACAAACACGGCGCTATTCGAGCAATTTGTGCTGTGGAAGAACATCATGGGCCCCTGCTGGCTGAAGATTACCGATGCCGACTTTGGTGCCCTCAAGAACGCTTCTCACTGCAAGCTCGAAGTGCTCGTCGAGCACCCCAACATGGTCTCGACGTTGAGCGACTCTGACAACCTCGATACACCTCCCCTGACCTTGATGAGTATCGCATTGCGAACTGCCTTCAACGCCAAGGCCAACAAGCAAGAGATTCTCGCAATCAGCGCTCGCATCTACGAGAAGGCTTCCTTAGCTGATCCAACTCCGGCCGAGAAGCTTCCCTGCCGGACATTTACCCTTATTCGTCCTCATGGGACAGCATTCCCCCTCGGATTTGAAAACATGGCAAAGGACAGGAAGAGAGGCCTCATCAAGACCTTCCGCCAAGAGTCAGAAAT from Colletotrichum lupini chromosome 2, complete sequence carries:
- a CDS encoding pentatricopeptide repeat domain-containing protein, whose product is MLSCKACLTRALQPLSGKASFSELSSTLPILQYGPPGSQRRLAHRKAIPTTAAGRAFLKEAKEIEKDTHGSSEEFAEKRRKQKLDWAVSKHLEHLETPFNIAKHVEATLQKGRFDEALLLVQRASAKDTDLVVAWNHLIKYQIMELKRVNFAISLFNDMKKRGQSPNEQTFTIIFTGCAKSREPKAASAKALALYKTMLKEDAKIKPNSIHVNAVIQCCGRAGDVENMFTLADSADAKSGRKNTAYTYTAIINTLRAEAENQDNRKGQSLQQHIDTVEQTITRCKHIWEEVMRNWRNGKMEIDEDLVCAMGRVLLLGGNKDRGKILTMLEETMSVRNYNRTPTGDYAHRINDDMKGISATGSAKRKATVLSPKIKYAVPRANTLSLVLAIVREQKQTKLGVKYWDLFVHYYGVKPDTDNYHQMIRLYERSGSSKDAAKAVQQMPSDKPVPPIVYRRALSACINNNMSQNAFSDATSILNTMLAHGAAQKTPVDVRALLIYMKAAIICHFNFRQMDKAGDTKSAKRGYAQQLAAAVENLWQPFSSAKEALIKSQGKDVARKRAEAVEDLADLARKMISAVDKVVNEKALAADEEAFISLKEKRSKLNRFAVEFTDPNQRMQDATPAKKDEQEMLDL